The following proteins come from a genomic window of Streptomyces sp. NBC_00539:
- a CDS encoding glycine C-acetyltransferase has protein sequence MFETVRADLRTTLDEIRSAGLHKPERVIGTPQSASVAVTSGGSAGEVLNFCANNYLGLADHPEVVAAAKDALDRWGYGMASVRFICGTQEVHKELEARLSAFLGQEDTILYSSCFDANGGVFETLLGAEDAVISDALNHASIIDGIRLSKARRYRYANRDLAELETRLKDTQDARRRLIVTDGVFSMDGYVAPLAEICDLAERYDAMVMVDDSHAVGFVGPGGRGTPELHGVMDRVDIITGTLGKALGGASGGYVAARAEIVELLRQRSRPYLFSNSLAPVIAAASLKVLDLLESAGDLREQLAANTELFRTKMTAAGFEVLPGDHAIAPVMIGDAAEAARMAELLLERGVYVIGFSYPVVPMGAARIRVQLSAAHSTADVERAVAAFVDARAALATAGA, from the coding sequence ATGTTCGAGACCGTCCGCGCCGACCTGCGCACCACCCTCGACGAGATCCGGTCCGCCGGCCTGCACAAGCCCGAGCGCGTCATCGGCACCCCGCAGAGCGCGTCCGTCGCCGTCACCTCCGGTGGCTCCGCCGGAGAGGTCCTGAACTTCTGCGCCAACAACTACCTCGGGCTGGCCGACCACCCCGAGGTGGTCGCCGCCGCCAAGGACGCGCTGGACCGCTGGGGCTACGGCATGGCCTCGGTCCGCTTCATCTGCGGCACCCAGGAGGTGCACAAGGAACTGGAGGCCCGCCTCTCTGCGTTCCTCGGCCAGGAGGACACGATCCTCTACTCCTCGTGCTTCGACGCGAACGGCGGCGTCTTCGAGACCCTGCTCGGCGCCGAGGACGCGGTGATCTCCGACGCCCTCAACCATGCCTCGATCATCGACGGCATCCGCCTGTCCAAGGCCCGCCGCTACCGCTACGCGAACCGCGACCTCGCAGAGCTGGAGACCCGGCTCAAGGACACCCAGGACGCCCGTCGCCGCCTGATCGTCACCGACGGCGTGTTCTCGATGGACGGCTACGTCGCCCCGCTCGCCGAGATCTGCGACCTCGCCGAGCGCTACGACGCCATGGTCATGGTGGACGACTCGCACGCCGTCGGCTTCGTCGGCCCCGGCGGCCGCGGCACCCCGGAGCTGCACGGCGTCATGGACCGCGTCGACATCATCACCGGCACCCTCGGCAAGGCCCTCGGCGGCGCCTCCGGCGGCTACGTCGCGGCCCGCGCCGAGATCGTCGAGCTGCTGCGCCAGCGCTCGCGCCCGTACCTCTTCTCCAACTCCCTCGCCCCGGTCATCGCGGCCGCCTCCCTCAAGGTCCTGGACCTGCTGGAGTCCGCCGGCGACCTGCGGGAGCAGCTGGCCGCCAACACCGAGCTGTTCCGCACGAAGATGACCGCGGCCGGATTCGAGGTCCTGCCCGGGGACCACGCCATCGCCCCCGTCATGATCGGCGACGCGGCCGAGGCGGCCCGCATGGCGGAGCTCCTGCTGGAGCGCGGCGTGTACGTGATCGGCTTCTCCTACCCGGTGGTGCCGATGGGCGCGGCCCGCATCCGCGTCCAGCTGTCGGCCGCCCACTCGACGGCGGACGTGGAGCGTGCGGTGGCCGCCTTCGTCGACGCCCGCGCGGCGCTGGCGACGGCGGGGGCCTGA
- the tdh gene encoding L-threonine 3-dehydrogenase gives MKALVKHKAEPGLWLMDVPEPEYGPGDVLIKVLRTGICGTDLHIRAWDGWAQGAVKTPLVLGHEFVGEVAALGADVRDIEIGALVSGEGHLVCGKCRNCLAGRRHLCRSTVGLGVGRDGAFAEYVVLPAQNVWVHRTAVDLDVAAIFDPFGNAVHTALSFPLVGEDVLITGAGPIGIMAAAVARHAGARNVVITDVSPERLDIARKAGATLAVNVAESSIADAQAQLGLREGFDIGLEMSGRAEAMRDMIDNMTHGGRIAMLGLPAQEFPVDWAKVVTSMITIKGIYGREMFETWYAMTVLLEGGLDLSPVITGRYSHTDFQAAFDEASTARSGKIILDWTA, from the coding sequence ATGAAGGCACTCGTCAAGCACAAGGCCGAACCCGGGCTGTGGCTCATGGACGTCCCCGAGCCCGAGTACGGCCCCGGCGACGTGCTGATCAAGGTGCTGCGGACCGGTATCTGCGGGACCGACCTGCACATCCGGGCGTGGGACGGCTGGGCGCAGGGCGCCGTCAAGACGCCGCTGGTGCTGGGGCACGAGTTCGTGGGCGAGGTCGCCGCGCTCGGCGCCGACGTCCGGGACATCGAGATCGGCGCCCTCGTCAGCGGCGAGGGCCACCTGGTGTGCGGCAAGTGCCGCAACTGCCTGGCCGGGCGCCGTCACCTGTGCCGCAGCACGGTGGGCCTCGGCGTGGGGCGGGACGGCGCGTTCGCCGAGTACGTGGTGCTGCCCGCGCAGAACGTGTGGGTGCACCGGACCGCCGTGGACCTGGACGTGGCGGCCATCTTCGACCCGTTCGGCAACGCCGTGCACACCGCGCTGTCCTTCCCGCTGGTCGGTGAGGACGTCCTGATCACCGGCGCCGGCCCGATCGGCATCATGGCCGCCGCCGTGGCCCGGCACGCCGGTGCGCGCAACGTCGTCATCACCGACGTCAGCCCCGAGCGCCTCGACATCGCCCGCAAGGCCGGGGCCACCCTCGCGGTGAACGTCGCGGAATCCTCGATCGCCGACGCGCAGGCGCAGCTGGGGCTGCGCGAGGGCTTCGACATCGGACTGGAGATGTCGGGCCGTGCCGAGGCCATGCGCGACATGATCGACAACATGACGCACGGCGGCCGGATCGCCATGCTGGGCCTGCCCGCCCAGGAGTTCCCCGTCGACTGGGCCAAGGTCGTCACCTCGATGATCACTATCAAGGGCATCTACGGCCGCGAGATGTTCGAGACCTGGTACGCGATGACCGTGCTGCTGGAAGGCGGGCTGGACCTGAGCCCCGTCATCACCGGCCGCTACTCCCACACCGACTTCCAGGCCGCCTTCGACGAGGCGTCGACCGCCCGCAGCGGCAAGATCATCCTGGACTGGACGGCCTGA
- a CDS encoding LysR family transcriptional regulator, with protein sequence MIDPRRLRVLRAVADHRTVTAAAAALYLTPSAVSQQLAALEQETGHALLTRSGRGVRLTAAGEILLGHAHEVLAQLERAEAELAAYAGGSAGEVTVAAFATGIAEVLAPAIARLAVDHPGIRLRVRDAEGDQSLPLLLDGEADLALAVEYRGAPGADDGRLSVLPLYAEPFDAVLPVGHRLAGLPTVSLAELSDSDWVGQYPGNPCHDVTLLACELAGFQPRFAHSSDDFRAVTALVGAGAGVALVPRSALRGMDLKEVQVRPVSGPAATRRVFAATRRGAETHPLIAPVLAALTREAQRVPTP encoded by the coding sequence GTGATCGACCCCCGCCGGCTGCGTGTCCTGCGGGCCGTGGCGGACCACCGTACGGTGACCGCCGCGGCCGCAGCCCTGTACCTGACCCCCTCCGCCGTATCGCAGCAGCTCGCGGCGCTGGAGCAGGAGACCGGGCACGCCCTGCTGACACGGAGCGGCCGGGGCGTGCGGCTCACCGCCGCCGGGGAGATCCTGCTCGGGCACGCCCACGAGGTGCTGGCCCAGCTGGAGCGGGCGGAAGCCGAACTCGCCGCCTACGCGGGCGGCTCGGCGGGCGAGGTCACGGTGGCCGCCTTCGCCACCGGCATCGCCGAGGTCCTGGCGCCGGCGATCGCCCGGCTGGCCGTGGACCACCCGGGCATCCGGCTGCGGGTCCGCGACGCGGAGGGCGACCAGAGCCTGCCGCTGCTGCTGGACGGCGAGGCGGACCTGGCCCTGGCCGTGGAGTACCGGGGCGCCCCGGGCGCCGACGACGGCAGGCTGTCCGTTCTCCCGCTCTACGCGGAACCCTTCGACGCGGTCCTGCCGGTGGGGCACCGCCTCGCCGGCCTGCCCACGGTGTCGCTCGCGGAGCTGTCGGACTCGGACTGGGTGGGTCAGTACCCCGGCAACCCGTGCCACGACGTGACGCTGCTGGCCTGCGAACTGGCCGGCTTCCAGCCCCGTTTCGCGCACTCCTCCGACGACTTCCGCGCGGTGACGGCCCTGGTGGGGGCGGGCGCGGGCGTCGCTCTCGTGCCGCGCTCCGCCCTGCGCGGCATGGACCTCAAGGAGGTCCAGGTCCGCCCGGTCTCCGGCCCGGCCGCCACCCGCCGCGTCTTCGCGGCGACCCGGCGCGGCGCGGAGACCCACCCCCTGATCGCCCCGGTCCTCGCCGCCCTGACCCGCGAGGCCCAACGCGTCCCCACCCCCTGA
- a CDS encoding DeoR/GlpR family DNA-binding transcription regulator, producing MTRKERWQRLLDLLVERGGLEVEPAAELLGVSAATIRRDLDQLAEQQMLVRTRGGAVPHGVSYELPLRYRTSRRAAEKGRISEAVAALIAPGEVIGLTGGTTTTEVARALAARPDLATGSPALTVVTNALNIAGELVIRPQFKIVLTGGVARPQSYELTGPLAQQVLGQLSMDTAVVGVDAFDPADGAATRHEDEAAMNRLLCERARRVVIAADSSKLGVRAFARICATDAVDVLVTDTGLPETVAKAFTAAGVEVRRV from the coding sequence ATGACCCGCAAGGAACGCTGGCAGAGACTGCTGGATCTGCTGGTCGAGCGGGGCGGGCTGGAGGTGGAACCGGCCGCCGAGCTCCTCGGCGTGTCCGCGGCCACCATCCGGCGCGACCTCGACCAGCTGGCCGAGCAGCAGATGCTGGTCCGTACGCGCGGTGGGGCGGTGCCGCACGGGGTGTCGTACGAACTGCCGTTGCGCTACCGCACGTCCCGCCGGGCCGCCGAGAAGGGCCGGATCAGCGAGGCGGTGGCCGCCCTCATCGCCCCGGGCGAGGTGATCGGCCTGACGGGCGGGACGACGACGACCGAGGTCGCCCGGGCCCTTGCCGCCCGCCCGGACCTCGCCACCGGCTCGCCCGCCCTGACCGTGGTGACCAATGCCCTCAACATCGCGGGCGAGCTGGTGATCCGGCCGCAGTTCAAGATCGTGCTGACGGGTGGGGTGGCCCGGCCGCAGTCCTACGAACTGACCGGCCCGCTGGCTCAGCAGGTGCTCGGGCAGCTCAGCATGGACACCGCGGTGGTCGGTGTGGACGCCTTCGACCCGGCCGACGGCGCGGCGACCCGCCACGAGGACGAGGCGGCGATGAACCGCCTGCTGTGCGAGCGGGCCCGGCGGGTGGTGATCGCGGCGGACTCCAGCAAGCTCGGGGTCCGGGCCTTCGCGCGCATCTGCGCGACCGACGCGGTGGACGTGTTGGTGACGGACACGGGCCTCCCGGAGACGGTCGCGAAGGCCTTCACCGCGGCGGGGGTGGAGGTCCGCCGGGTGTGA